From one Rosa rugosa chromosome 4, drRosRugo1.1, whole genome shotgun sequence genomic stretch:
- the LOC133745022 gene encoding F-box/LRR-repeat protein 4-like gives MAARTQIAGPITLLSEDLVALILNKVTDQDDRNSCSEVCKQWLRLEGISRSSLFVRKPEFPLTILNRFPNLVQFQTTQLTTDSDLEFIARTCPKIEDVKVADFTSPKEGFLGRNGLSALACGCPKLSKVSLIGDKIGNAGVLELVNSARSLSSLELGHDLIGDPALRAIASSSITVLKLKSCCNVTDHGLGCLATGSTSKTLRKLVLKMCGKITDDGLKDLKKMRSLEELTLSWCQGEITDVGGMAISAIRNLKELKLNGLYGLSDLTVSALAFCKKLQVLDLSGCDGVTGTGIRAFSSHQGLRRLVMLGLRNFGLADVESLALGCSSLEAESVVVDESWRQDPTWSGELMHENTRRVLKFSVYSYH, from the coding sequence ATGGCCGCGCGCACCCAAATAGCAGGGCCAATTACTCTGCTGTCCGAAGATTTAGTTGCCTTAATCCTTAACAAGGTGACCGACCAAGACGATAGAAACTCGTGCTCCGAGGTTTGCAAGCAATGGTTAAGACTCGAAGGTATAAGCCGATCATCACTCTTCGTTCGCAAACCCGAGTTTCCTCTAACTATACTGAACAGGTTCCCGAATTTAGTCCAATTCCAAACCACCCAGCTCACCACCGACTCCGACCTCGAGTTCATCGCCCGAACATGTCCAAAAATCGAGGACGTCAAGGTCGCTGACTTCACTTCACCCAAAGAAGGTTTCTTGGGTCGAAATGGCCTGTCGGCTTTGGcatgtgggtgtcccaaattgTCCAAAGTGTCGCTGATCGGGGACAAGATTGGGAATGCCGGAGTTCTGGAGCTTGTGAATTCTGCCCGGAGTTTGTCGTCTTTGGAATTGGGACATGACTTGATCGGGGACCCGGCTCTCAGAGCAATCGCTTCGTCTTCGATTACGGTTCTCAAGTTGAAGAGCTGCTGCAATGTTACCGATCACGGATTGGGTTGTTTGGCAACTGGGTCTACCTCGAAAACGCTCAGGAAATTGGTGCTGAAGATGTGTGGTAAGATCACTGATGATGGGTTGAAGGATTTGAAGAAAATGCGGAGCTTGGAGGAGCTGACTTTGTCGTGGTGTCAGGGAGAAATAACAGACGTTGGAGGTATGGCAATCTCTGCCATTCGAAATCTtaaagaattgaaattgaatggtcTTTACGGCTTGTCAGACCTTACCGTTTCTGCTCTTGCATTTTGCAAAAAGTTGCAAGTACTTGATTTAAGTGGTTGTGATGGGGTGACCGGAACTGGCATTCGTGCATTTTCAAGTCATCAAGGCTTGAGACGCCTGGTGATGCTCGGTTTGAGGAATTTTGGTCTTGCTGATGTAGAAAGCCTGGCGCTTGGATGCTCGTCGTTGGAGGCTGAATCTGTTGTGGTGGATGAGAGTTGGAGGCAGGATCCGACTTGGAGCGGTGAGTTGATGCATGAGAACACTAGAAGAGTTCTCAAGTTCTCTGTGTATAGTTATCACTAG
- the LOC133743659 gene encoding carbon catabolite repressor protein 4 homolog 5 isoform X2, whose product MGSKARTGEVSDGCAIFWKQDMFSLLHQESIEFQSFGLRHNVAQFCVLKLQDQLESDVPPDTSMRPCTRSRSLVIGNIHVLFNPSRGDIKLGQVRLFLEKAYKLSLEWGSIPVIIAGDLNSTPQSPIYQFLASSQLDIQRHDRRRVSGQIEFESQYRTFTYNRYGKPFFYRWSAEEVRLATGCEEVTHLQHYLKLGSAYLGVPGSRRTRDRCGEPLATSYHSKFLGTVDYIWHTEELVPVRVLETLPIDTLKGMGGLPSKRWGSDHLALVCELAFRR is encoded by the exons ATGGGTTCGAAG GCACGCACTGGTGAAGTAAGTGATGGATGTGCTATATTTTGGAAACAGGACAT GTTTAGCCTTTTGCATCAAGAAAGTATAGAGTTCCAAAGTTTTGGCCTTCGTCATAATGTTGCTCAATTTTGTGTTTTAAAG TTGCAAGATCAATTAGAGTCAGATGTACCTCCTGATACATCAAT GAGGCCATGTACCCGAAGTAGAAGCTTAGTGATTGGGAATATACATGTCCTATTCAACCCTAGCCGTGGAGATATCAAGCTAGGGCAG GTTCGACTGTTTCTTGAAAAAGCTTACAAGCTATCACTAGAGTGGGGATCTATCCCTGTTATAATTGCTGGGGACCTAAATAGCACTCCACAG AGTCCTATTTACCAGTTTCTAGCTTCATCTCAG TTAGACATCCAACGACATGACCGCAGACGTGTCTCAGGACAGATTGAATTTGAATCGCAGTACAGAACCTTCACGTATAACAGGTATGGAAAGCCATTCTTTTATAGATGGAGTGCGGAAGAAGTAAGGCTTGCAACGGGCTGTGAAGAAGTCACTCATCTCCAACACTATCTAAAGCTTGGCAGTGCATATCTTGGAGTACCT GGTAGTCGCAGAACAAGAGATAGGTGTGGAGAACCCTTGGCAACATCATACCACTCCAAGTTTTTGGGAACTGTTGATTATATATG GCATACGGAGGAGCTTGTTCCGGTCAGAGTTCTTGAAACGTTACCCATCGACACTTTAAAAGGAATGGGAGGACTCCCCAGCAAG AGATGGGGGAGCGATCATCTTGCGCTTGTATGTGAACTGGCTTTCCGTAGATGA
- the LOC133745238 gene encoding lysM domain-containing GPI-anchored protein 1-like: MRNQLLLQLPFVLILIFIVSSKLTHAKSTIEPCTSSDSCPSLLSYVLPWDSKLSEIAYRFQVNVFDIMAANSINVTTSSVGNQIFGARSQLKVPISCPCVDGIRRVLLSYMVQAADSLDLISEGYGRLVSGEQLRTLNGISPKNPLTSGQSILVQLPCTCFNNSNNGVTSVFMSYVVQSGESLSNIGVEFGTTVMELVNVNGLDQPRVDPGDILAIPISACSSANLNWYNESLIVPNGSYALTASNCIKCICRPSTLNLQCFPSGIVNACSHLQCKGSNIFIGDVSINRTATGCNISTCVYRGHNGGKIFRGLVNSSHSHCSDDDYYSTVSPVASPNNPTVPYISLPPSQSPFPNPTIGTGANGPSSIQNPNSAPNKYGRWLTQAPYYSLWVVLCFFL, translated from the exons ATGAGAAACCAACTTCTTCTGCAACTTCCTTTTGTACTGATATTGATCTTCATTGTCTCCTCCAAACTAACACATGCCAAGTCCACAATAGAACCATGCACCTCTTCAGACTCCTGCCCTTCTCTCCTCTCCTATGTTCTCCCTTGGGACTCAAAGCTCTCCGAGATCGCTTACCGCTTCCAGGTAAACGTTTTTGATATAATGGCAGCCAACTCCATCAACGTCACCACATCATCAGTGGGGAACCAAATTTTCGGTGCAAGGTCTCAACTTAAAGTGCCCATTTCGTGTCCATGTGTGGATGGTATCAGGAGGGTTTTGTTATCCTACATGGTTCAAGCAGCTGATAGCTTGGATCTGATATCAGAAGGTTATGGCAGGCTTGTGAGTGGTGAACAACTTAGGACTCTGAATGGGATTAGTCCCAAGAATCCATTGACGAGCGGTCAAAGCATTTTGGTGCAGTTGCCATGTACTTGCTTTAACAACAGTAACAATGGGGTTACTTCAGTGTTTATGTCATATGTGGTGCAGAGTGGGGAGAGCTTGAGCAACATTGGAGTGGAGTTTGGGACAACAGTGATGGAGTTGGTCAACGTTAATGGGCTTGACCAACCGAGGGTTGACCCTGGAGACATATTGGCTATTCCAATTTCAG CATGTTCATCAGCAAATCTTAACTGGTACAATGAGAGCTTAATAGTTCCAAATGGTTCATATGCCTTAACTGCTAGCAATTGCATTAAGTGCATTTGTAGGCCAAGCACTCTCAA CTTGCAGTGTTTCCCATCTGGGATTGTCAATGCATGCTCACATTTGCAATGCAAAGGATCTAATATTTTCATTGGAGATGTTTCCATCAACCGAACAGCTACTGGTTGTAATATCAGCACCTGTGTGTATCGAGGCCACAATGGTGGCAAAATTTTCAGGGG CTTAGTAAATTCTTCTCATTCCCATTGCTCAG ATGACGACTATTACAGCACAGTTTCACCGGTGGCATCTCCTAATAATCCTACAGTCCCATACATATCATTACCTCCTTCACAATCACCATTTCCTAATCCAACTATTGGAACAGGTGCCAACGGCCCTTCCAGTATACAAAATCCTAATAGTGCTCCTAATAAGTATGGCAGATGGCTTACTCAAGCTCCATATTACAGTTTGTGGGTTGTCCTCTGCTTTTTCTTGTGA
- the LOC133745023 gene encoding F-box/LRR-repeat protein 3-like: MAVDTKSKSGKISVLSDDLLGLILNHVPNKDDRKSFSEVCKQWLRVEGLNRSSLCFDKPEIPLAALTRFPNLVHFETWKLTTDTDLKFIAQTCPQIEVTNYGSHFLGRKGLWALGNGCPRLSKVSLFGNRIGNAAVFALVNSAHSLTSLEFRCNCFISDPVLRAIGSATYITTLEFTSCCNITDLGLGFLANGCVSKTLKRLVLEEIKGITDTGVELLRKMCSLEQLNVSYRLSNHWPQLKITDIGGVAISAIQTLKELRLCLEGISDATIVALAENCINLEILDLKGCHEVRGDGIRAFSSHKCLKHLVLLGLGDFDLSDVESIALGCPLLESVVVDLSLRLDPAWSSELMHDRTKSVIKFSQVSY, encoded by the coding sequence ATGGCTGTAGACACCAAAAGCAAATCAGGGAAAATTTCTGTGCTCAGCGACGATTTACTTGGCCTAATCCTCAACCACGTCCCCAACAAAGACGATAGAAAATCGTTCTCCGAGGTTTGCAAGCAATGGCTTAGAGTCGAAGGTCTAAACCGGTCATCACTCTGCTTTGACAAACCGGAAATTCCCCTAGCTGCGTTGACTAGGTTCCCAAACTTAGTCCACTTCGAAACATGGAAGCTTACGACCGACACCGACCTCAAGTTCATAGCCCAAACCTGTCCGCAAATCGAGGTCACCAACTATGGTTCACACTTCCTGGGGCGTAAAGGTCTATGGGCTTTGGGGAATGGGTGTCCCAGACTGTCCAAGGTTTCACTTTTCGGAAATAGAATTGGCAACGCTGCGGTTTTTGCTCTTGTGAATTCGGCACACAGTTTGACGTCTTTGGAATTTAGATGTAATTGCTTCATCTCGGATCCAGTACTCAGAGCAATTGGGTCGGCAACTTATATTACGACTCTGGAGTTTACGAGCTGTTGCAACATTACTGATCTCGGTTTGGGATTTTTGGCAAATGGGTGTGTCTCTAAAACCCTCAAGAGATTGGTGCTTGAGGAAATCAAAGGGATCACTGATACTGGGGTTGAGCTTTTGCGCAAAATGTGTAGCTTGGAACAACTCAATGTGTCTTACCGTTTGTCAAACCATTGGCCACAACTGAAGATCACTGACATTGGAGGTGTGGCGATCTCTGCGATTCAGACCCTCAAAGAATTGAGATTGTGTCTTGAGGGCATCTCAGACGCCACCATTGTTGCTCTTGCTGAGAATTGCATCAACTTGGAGATACTTGATTTAAAGGGTTGTCATGAGGTGAGGGGAGATGGCATTCGTGCATTTTCAAGTCACAAGTGCTTGAAACACCTTGTATTGCTCGGTTTGGGGGATTTTGATCTTTCGGATGTGGAAAGCATAGCGCTTGGATGCCCGTTATTGGAGTCTGTTGTGGTGGATTTGAGCTTGAGGCTGGATCCAGCTTGGAGCTCTGAATTGATGCATGACCGCACTAAAAGTGTCATCAAGTTTTCTCAAGTTAGTTATTGA
- the LOC133743659 gene encoding carbon catabolite repressor protein 4 homolog 5 isoform X1, with amino-acid sequence MEETINVLRPKRKHSLNTEAEQPEPHKRRRRTLESETEPLTRQPDPSSSNRFQLLSCPSPKKETQSSREWVCNSSTSSAYGEKFVVVSYNILGVENSSNHSDMYSNVPPRYMKWKRRRRLIRKEVNSYNASIVCLQEVDRFDDLAHKFQKDGFEGVYKARTGEVSDGCAIFWKQDMFSLLHQESIEFQSFGLRHNVAQFCVLKLQDQLESDVPPDTSMRPCTRSRSLVIGNIHVLFNPSRGDIKLGQVRLFLEKAYKLSLEWGSIPVIIAGDLNSTPQSPIYQFLASSQLDIQRHDRRRVSGQIEFESQYRTFTYNRYGKPFFYRWSAEEVRLATGCEEVTHLQHYLKLGSAYLGVPGSRRTRDRCGEPLATSYHSKFLGTVDYIWHTEELVPVRVLETLPIDTLKGMGGLPSKRWGSDHLALVCELAFRR; translated from the exons ATGGAAGAAACCATCAACGTACTGCGTCCCAAGCGCAAACATTCACTAAACACTGAAGCAGAACAACCTGAGCCTCACAAAAGGAGGCGCAGAACTCTGGAGTCCGAAACCGAACCGCTAACCCGACAACCCGACCCGTCATCTTCAAATAGGTTCCAACTCTTGTCTTGTCCATCTCCCAAGAAAGAAACACAGAGCTCTCGGGAATGGGTCTGCAACTCTTCTACTTCTTCTGCCTATGGAG AGAAGTTTGTGGTTGTTTCTTATAACATTCTGGGTGTTGAAAATTCATCCAATCACTCAGATATGTATAGTAATGTGCCACCCAGATACATGAAGTGGAAGCGTCGCAGGAGGCTTATACGAAAGGAGGTCAATAGTTACAATGCTAGCATTGTATGTTTGCAG GAGGTCGATCGTTTCGATGATTTAGCTCATAAGTTCCAGAAAGATGGGTTCGAAGGTGTGTACAAG GCACGCACTGGTGAAGTAAGTGATGGATGTGCTATATTTTGGAAACAGGACAT GTTTAGCCTTTTGCATCAAGAAAGTATAGAGTTCCAAAGTTTTGGCCTTCGTCATAATGTTGCTCAATTTTGTGTTTTAAAG TTGCAAGATCAATTAGAGTCAGATGTACCTCCTGATACATCAAT GAGGCCATGTACCCGAAGTAGAAGCTTAGTGATTGGGAATATACATGTCCTATTCAACCCTAGCCGTGGAGATATCAAGCTAGGGCAG GTTCGACTGTTTCTTGAAAAAGCTTACAAGCTATCACTAGAGTGGGGATCTATCCCTGTTATAATTGCTGGGGACCTAAATAGCACTCCACAG AGTCCTATTTACCAGTTTCTAGCTTCATCTCAG TTAGACATCCAACGACATGACCGCAGACGTGTCTCAGGACAGATTGAATTTGAATCGCAGTACAGAACCTTCACGTATAACAGGTATGGAAAGCCATTCTTTTATAGATGGAGTGCGGAAGAAGTAAGGCTTGCAACGGGCTGTGAAGAAGTCACTCATCTCCAACACTATCTAAAGCTTGGCAGTGCATATCTTGGAGTACCT GGTAGTCGCAGAACAAGAGATAGGTGTGGAGAACCCTTGGCAACATCATACCACTCCAAGTTTTTGGGAACTGTTGATTATATATG GCATACGGAGGAGCTTGTTCCGGTCAGAGTTCTTGAAACGTTACCCATCGACACTTTAAAAGGAATGGGAGGACTCCCCAGCAAG AGATGGGGGAGCGATCATCTTGCGCTTGTATGTGAACTGGCTTTCCGTAGATGA